A stretch of the Sulfuricurvum sp. genome encodes the following:
- a CDS encoding DUF2326 domain-containing protein, whose product MRLIQLSSSDPRFKAITFTPGLNIIVGEKVLTDDKKKTSNGIGKSLSLICIDFLLGKGSQSKEIKKLKEVLEKEKIILTLNFEHNGVFYEVSRSHNKIWLNDVEYKKDGDYTDFLNTLVKEDTFRNIFCRFFRTDKKSYQDAISQVSQEAPYSNNKINAYLLGLNLSYLEKKKELKVKNDRLKVLIKELNAIEKTINKEKEFELGERLQKIEKDLENFEIAEDFNDLKKEADSLTAELQKVRNLIAFNNREIRNKKNIISVNQQTNIDIDKLTSMYEEAKFFLGEDVLAHIQAVKGFHETLFSNRRTKAINDIAVHEKEVIALESQSVAIDLRRSEIFKYLENKGALEEYHSLNKEKDKIKLTLEEIQRNQKTLKAFKKEQADIKIEIDQFKRDLIELEDKIKDRIEFLGKSFREISEEHYDDKPGLLEIKINEDFKTEKLYNIEANIKGDGSDGINEMKIFIYDMLIYKLNPTLICLVGHDNRLFDMVDERQIAKAFHYVSNNLSQYICSISDTKIDEVKKHISLNWDEVIKRNLSEKDKLFGFDFDQ is encoded by the coding sequence ATGAGACTGATTCAATTAAGTAGTAGCGATCCAAGATTTAAAGCTATAACTTTTACACCCGGACTAAATATAATAGTCGGTGAAAAGGTTTTAACTGACGATAAGAAGAAAACATCTAATGGGATTGGTAAAAGCTTATCATTAATTTGTATTGATTTTTTGTTGGGAAAAGGCAGTCAAAGTAAAGAAATCAAAAAACTAAAAGAAGTTTTGGAAAAAGAAAAAATAATTTTAACTCTCAATTTTGAACATAATGGCGTATTTTATGAAGTTTCAAGAAGTCATAATAAAATATGGCTGAATGATGTTGAATATAAAAAAGATGGTGACTACACTGATTTTTTAAACACATTGGTAAAAGAAGATACTTTTAGAAATATTTTTTGTCGATTTTTTAGAACTGATAAAAAGAGTTATCAAGACGCCATATCTCAAGTTAGTCAAGAAGCACCATATAGTAATAATAAAATTAATGCATATTTATTAGGTTTAAATTTATCATATTTAGAAAAGAAAAAAGAGTTAAAAGTAAAAAATGATAGGTTAAAAGTTTTAATCAAAGAACTTAATGCTATTGAAAAAACTATCAATAAAGAAAAAGAATTTGAACTTGGCGAAAGATTACAAAAAATTGAAAAAGATTTAGAAAATTTTGAAATAGCAGAAGATTTTAATGATCTAAAAAAAGAAGCAGATAGCTTAACTGCCGAACTTCAAAAAGTTAGAAATCTTATTGCATTCAATAATAGGGAAATACGAAATAAAAAAAATATAATTAGCGTAAATCAGCAAACTAATATTGATATAGACAAACTTACTAGTATGTATGAAGAAGCAAAGTTCTTCTTAGGAGAAGATGTTTTAGCTCATATTCAAGCCGTAAAAGGATTTCATGAAACTCTTTTTAGCAATAGAAGAACTAAAGCCATCAACGACATTGCAGTTCATGAAAAAGAAGTAATAGCACTTGAAAGTCAATCAGTTGCTATTGATTTAAGAAGAAGTGAGATTTTCAAGTATCTTGAGAATAAAGGTGCATTAGAAGAATATCATTCGCTAAACAAAGAAAAAGATAAAATAAAATTGACCCTTGAAGAAATTCAAAGAAATCAAAAAACACTAAAAGCTTTTAAAAAAGAACAAGCAGATATTAAAATTGAAATAGATCAATTTAAAAGAGATCTTATTGAACTTGAAGACAAAATCAAAGATAGAATAGAGTTTTTAGGAAAAAGTTTTAGGGAAATATCAGAAGAACATTATGATGATAAGCCAGGGCTTTTAGAAATCAAAATTAATGAAGATTTTAAGACCGAAAAGCTTTACAACATAGAAGCGAATATCAAAGGAGATGGAAGTGACGGCATTAATGAAATGAAAATATTCATTTATGATATGCTCATTTATAAATTAAATCCAACTCTTATTTGCTTAGTAGGACATGATAATAGGCTTTTTGATATGGTTGATGAAAGGCAAATAGCAAAAGCATTTCACTATGTTTCCAATAATTTGTCTCAATATATTTGTTCTATTAGTGATACGAAGATAGATGAAGTGAAAAAACATATATCATTAAATTGGGACGAAGTGATAAAAAGGAATCTAAGTGAAAAAGATAAACTTTTTGGTTTTGACTTTGATCAATAA
- a CDS encoding ABC-three component system middle component 6, translating into MGNKIIKVEDAFITIGGYILSILKNKELQVDTLYSKFLEIYPKHISFEQFTYAIDFLFMINKIRIKHDDVLEIVL; encoded by the coding sequence ATGGGCAATAAAATTATCAAAGTTGAAGATGCCTTTATCACAATAGGAGGATATATTTTATCAATCCTAAAAAATAAAGAACTTCAAGTGGATACTTTGTATTCTAAATTTTTAGAAATCTATCCCAAACATATTAGTTTTGAACAATTTACATATGCAATAGATTTTTTATTTATGATTAATAAAATCAGAATAAAACATGATGATGTTTTGGAGATTGTATTATGA